One Curtobacterium sp. MCLR17_032 genomic window carries:
- a CDS encoding cold-shock protein: MATGTVKWFNNEKGFGFIAPDDGSADVFAHFSAIGGNGYKSLEENQKVEFEITEGRKGPQAENITVIG; encoded by the coding sequence ATGGCAACTGGGACTGTCAAGTGGTTCAACAACGAAAAGGGCTTCGGCTTCATTGCGCCGGACGACGGCAGCGCTGACGTCTTCGCCCACTTCTCCGCGATCGGTGGCAACGGCTACAAGTCGCTCGAGGAGAACCAGAAGGTCGAATTCGAGATCACCGAGGGCCGCAAGGGCCCGCAGGCGGAGAACATCACCGTCATCGGCTAA
- a CDS encoding Clp protease N-terminal domain-containing protein, translating to MQTAVLSVAVPEVRRGREIALLAEHEARAIGYGFVDAEHLLLAAVALCAGMPRFGAVLADHGLSVDAVRCAARAIVGPPPGDRHEDRISCTPAVARILAHAAQIAGPHERVRPHHVLLAVLDGVDDPLLGGAHEVLEAVGADPRRLRRALRRAGRRA from the coding sequence ATGCAGACTGCCGTGCTCTCCGTCGCCGTGCCCGAAGTCCGACGCGGGCGGGAGATCGCCCTGCTGGCCGAGCACGAAGCCCGCGCCATCGGGTACGGCTTCGTCGACGCCGAGCACCTGCTCCTCGCCGCCGTCGCCCTGTGTGCCGGCATGCCGCGGTTCGGCGCGGTGCTGGCCGACCACGGGCTGTCCGTCGACGCGGTGCGCTGTGCCGCACGCGCGATCGTCGGGCCGCCGCCGGGCGACCGTCACGAGGACCGGATCAGCTGCACGCCCGCCGTCGCCCGGATCCTCGCGCACGCCGCCCAGATCGCCGGACCCCACGAACGGGTCCGACCGCACCACGTCCTGCTCGCCGTCCTGGACGGTGTCGACGACCCGCTGCTCGGTGGTGCCCACGAGGTGCTCGAAGCGGTCGGAGCCGACCCGCGCCGCCTCCGCCGAGCCCTCCGCCGGGCCGGGCGACGGGCGTGA
- the radA gene encoding DNA repair protein RadA, translating into MARPQSSYRCSECGWTSIKWVGRCGECQSWGTVEDASAATASTRGTASIAVTGNRVARPITEARSGSFQRWQTGIGEFDRVLGGGIVPGAAVLLSGEPGVGKSTLLLEVASRAAAMGKRVLYVSAEESVDQVRLRAERTGAMHDDLYLASEVDLGVILGQIEQVQPDLLIADSVQTISSASVDGIAGGTSQVREVASTLIRVAKQAALPVLIVGHVTKDGTIAGPRLLEHLVDVVCHFEGDRQTALRFVRALKNRFGPTDEVGCFDMAGDGIHEVPDPSGLFMSRNGAPVSGTCITVAMEGRRALPVEIQALVVPSSAPQPRRVVNGVDASRVAMLLAVLERRAGIKLSDADVYVSTVGGMKLTEPGADLAIVLALASAARDRPYPHTLAAIGEISLAGEIRAATGAKQRANEAGRLGFTTVLGADAEHLREALRVAFSMTRSPRERELDAAF; encoded by the coding sequence ATGGCCCGCCCCCAGTCGTCCTACCGCTGCTCCGAGTGCGGCTGGACCAGCATCAAGTGGGTCGGCCGCTGCGGTGAGTGCCAGTCGTGGGGAACGGTGGAGGACGCCTCCGCCGCGACGGCGAGCACCCGTGGCACCGCGTCGATCGCCGTCACCGGCAACCGCGTCGCCCGGCCGATCACCGAAGCCCGCAGCGGTTCGTTCCAGCGCTGGCAGACCGGCATCGGCGAGTTCGACCGCGTCCTCGGCGGCGGCATCGTGCCCGGCGCGGCCGTGCTGCTGAGCGGTGAGCCCGGGGTCGGCAAGTCCACCCTGTTGCTCGAGGTGGCCTCGCGGGCAGCCGCGATGGGCAAGCGGGTCCTCTACGTCAGCGCCGAAGAGTCGGTCGACCAGGTCCGGCTCCGCGCCGAGCGCACCGGGGCGATGCACGACGACCTGTACCTGGCGAGCGAGGTCGACCTCGGCGTCATCCTCGGCCAGATCGAGCAGGTGCAGCCGGACCTGCTCATCGCCGACTCGGTGCAGACCATCTCCTCCGCCTCGGTCGACGGCATCGCGGGCGGCACGTCACAGGTGCGCGAGGTCGCCTCGACGCTGATCCGGGTCGCCAAGCAGGCGGCACTGCCGGTCCTCATCGTCGGACACGTCACGAAGGACGGCACCATCGCCGGCCCACGCCTGCTCGAGCACCTGGTCGACGTCGTCTGTCACTTCGAGGGCGACCGGCAGACCGCCCTCCGCTTCGTCCGCGCCCTGAAGAACCGGTTCGGTCCCACCGATGAAGTCGGCTGCTTCGACATGGCCGGCGACGGCATCCACGAGGTCCCCGACCCCAGCGGCCTGTTCATGTCCCGCAACGGCGCCCCGGTGTCGGGCACCTGCATCACCGTTGCGATGGAAGGCCGCCGAGCCCTACCGGTGGAGATCCAGGCTCTCGTCGTCCCGAGCTCGGCACCGCAGCCGCGCCGGGTCGTCAACGGGGTCGACGCGTCGCGGGTGGCGATGCTCCTCGCGGTGCTGGAACGCCGTGCCGGCATCAAGCTGTCCGACGCCGACGTCTACGTGTCGACGGTCGGCGGCATGAAGCTGACCGAACCGGGCGCCGACCTGGCGATCGTGCTCGCCCTCGCCAGTGCCGCACGAGACCGGCCGTACCCGCACACCCTCGCCGCGATCGGGGAGATCAGTCTGGCCGGGGAGATCCGTGCGGCGACCGGGGCGAAGCAGCGGGCCAACGAAGCCGGACGCCTGGGGTTCACGACCGTCCTCGGCGCCGACGCCGAGCACCTGCGCGAAGCGCTGCGGGTCGCGTTCTCGATGACGAGGTCACCACGAGAGCGCGAGCTCGACGCCGCCTTCTGA
- a CDS encoding amino-acid N-acetyltransferase has protein sequence MTEHGRHAFSERDDHGILVRPALASDVPHIQRLIAPYVDRRILLGKENVVLYGSIQQFRIAEGPDGTPIGCGALAVFWDDIAEVRTLALDQDWIHKRVGHRMLEALEHDARELGVARIFCLTFEVDFFAKHGYLEIGETVVPPEVYAELVRSSDEGVAEFLDLARVKPNTLGNTRMLKIL, from the coding sequence ATGACTGAGCACGGACGGCACGCCTTCTCGGAACGGGACGACCACGGGATCCTGGTGCGCCCGGCGCTGGCGTCCGATGTGCCGCACATCCAGCGGCTCATCGCGCCGTACGTCGACCGGCGGATCCTGCTCGGCAAGGAGAACGTCGTCCTGTACGGGTCGATCCAGCAGTTCCGGATCGCCGAAGGACCGGACGGGACGCCGATCGGCTGTGGCGCCCTCGCCGTGTTCTGGGACGACATCGCCGAGGTCCGGACCCTGGCACTCGACCAGGACTGGATCCACAAGCGCGTCGGGCACCGGATGCTCGAAGCCCTCGAGCACGACGCCCGCGAGCTCGGCGTCGCCCGCATCTTCTGCCTGACGTTCGAGGTCGACTTCTTCGCCAAGCACGGGTACCTCGAGATCGGGGAGACCGTCGTCCCGCCCGAGGTGTACGCCGAACTGGTGCGGTCGTCGGACGAAGGGGTCGCGGAGTTCCTGGACCTCGCCCGGGTCAAGCCGAACACCCTCGGCAACACCCGCATGCTGAAGATCCTCTGA
- a CDS encoding ATP-dependent Clp protease ATP-binding subunit yields the protein MFERFTDRARRVVVLAQEEAKMLNHNYIGTEHILLGLIHEGEGVAAKALESLGISLDAVREQVQDIIGQGQQQPTGHIPFTPRAKKVLELSLREALQLGHNYIGTEHILLGLIREGEGVAAQVLVKLGADLNRVRQQVIQLLSGYQGKEAVAVGGEQQQNAQQGSQVLDQFGRNLTQAARDGKLDPVIGREKEMERVMQILSRRSKNNPVLIGEPGVGKTAVVEGLAQAIVKGDVPETLKDKQLYSLDLGSLIAGSRYRGDFEERLKKVTKEIRTRGDIIVFIDEIHTLVGAGAAEGAIDAASILKPLLARGELQTIGATTLDEYRKHFEKDAALERRFQSVQVNEPSLPHTINILKGLRDKYEAFHKVSITDGAIVSAANLADRYVQDRFLPDKAIDLIDEAGARLRLSILSAPPELREFDEKISTVRGSKEAAIEEQDFEKAASLRDEEKKLLGERLRLEKQWRAGDVAASGTVDEGIIAEVLAQATGIPVFKLTEEETSRLVFMEKALHQRVIGQEEAISALSKTIRRTRAGLKDPNRPSGSFIFAGPTGVGKTELAKALAEFLFDDEGALISLDMSEFGEKHTVSRLFGAPPGFVGFEEGGQLTEKVRRKPFSVVLFDEIEKAHPDIFNSLLQVLEEGRLTDGQGRVVDFKNTVIIMTTNLGSQGIAGGPVGFQVEGNSAVGYDRMRGKVNEELKKHFKPEFLNRVDDTIVFPQLSQPELLQIVDLFVKRLADRLLDRDMTVELSLPAKEQLIKVGFDPSLGARPLRRAMQHEVEDQLSEHILQGELTAGDHVKVDFVDGAFTFETGRQPGREEVLTGAPSLEKAPEAPTGEIEG from the coding sequence ATGTTCGAGAGATTCACCGACCGGGCCCGTCGTGTTGTCGTCCTCGCTCAAGAAGAAGCGAAGATGCTCAACCACAACTACATCGGTACGGAGCACATCCTCCTCGGCCTCATCCACGAGGGCGAGGGCGTCGCCGCCAAGGCGCTGGAGTCGCTCGGTATCTCCCTCGATGCCGTCCGCGAGCAGGTGCAGGACATCATCGGGCAGGGCCAGCAGCAGCCGACCGGGCACATCCCGTTCACGCCGCGCGCCAAGAAGGTCCTCGAGCTGTCCCTGCGCGAAGCGCTGCAGCTCGGCCACAACTACATCGGGACCGAGCACATCCTGCTCGGCCTCATCCGCGAGGGCGAGGGTGTCGCAGCCCAGGTCCTCGTGAAGCTCGGCGCCGACCTCAACCGGGTCCGCCAGCAGGTCATCCAGCTCCTGTCCGGCTACCAGGGCAAGGAAGCGGTCGCCGTCGGCGGCGAGCAGCAGCAGAACGCGCAGCAGGGTTCGCAGGTCCTCGACCAGTTCGGTCGGAACCTCACCCAGGCAGCGCGCGACGGCAAGCTCGACCCGGTCATCGGGCGCGAGAAGGAGATGGAGCGGGTCATGCAGATCCTCTCCCGTCGCTCCAAGAACAACCCCGTCCTGATCGGTGAGCCCGGCGTCGGCAAGACCGCCGTCGTCGAGGGCCTCGCCCAGGCGATCGTCAAGGGCGACGTGCCCGAGACGCTGAAGGACAAGCAGCTCTACTCCCTCGACCTCGGGTCGCTCATCGCCGGGTCCCGCTACCGCGGTGACTTCGAGGAGCGCCTCAAGAAGGTCACGAAGGAGATCCGTACCCGCGGCGACATCATCGTCTTCATCGACGAGATCCACACGCTCGTCGGTGCCGGCGCTGCCGAGGGCGCGATCGACGCGGCCTCGATCCTCAAGCCGCTCCTCGCCCGCGGTGAGCTCCAGACCATCGGTGCCACCACGCTCGACGAGTACCGCAAGCACTTCGAGAAGGACGCAGCCCTCGAGCGTCGCTTCCAGTCGGTGCAGGTCAACGAGCCGTCGCTGCCGCACACGATCAACATCCTCAAGGGCCTCCGCGACAAGTACGAGGCGTTCCACAAGGTGTCCATCACCGACGGGGCGATCGTCTCCGCGGCGAACCTGGCGGACCGCTACGTGCAGGACCGCTTCCTGCCCGACAAGGCCATCGACCTGATCGACGAGGCCGGCGCCCGCCTGCGTCTGTCGATCCTGTCGGCGCCGCCCGAGCTCCGCGAGTTCGACGAGAAGATCTCGACCGTTCGCGGGTCGAAGGAAGCCGCCATCGAGGAGCAGGATTTCGAGAAGGCCGCCAGCCTGCGCGACGAGGAGAAGAAGCTCCTCGGCGAGCGTCTCCGACTCGAGAAGCAGTGGCGTGCCGGTGACGTCGCCGCGTCCGGCACCGTCGACGAGGGCATCATCGCCGAGGTCCTGGCCCAGGCCACGGGCATCCCGGTGTTCAAGCTCACCGAAGAGGAGACCTCGCGCCTCGTCTTCATGGAGAAGGCACTGCACCAGCGCGTCATCGGTCAGGAAGAGGCCATCTCGGCCCTCTCCAAGACCATCCGACGCACCCGTGCCGGCCTGAAGGACCCGAACCGTCCCTCCGGCTCGTTCATCTTCGCCGGCCCCACGGGCGTCGGGAAGACCGAGCTCGCCAAGGCCCTGGCCGAGTTCCTGTTCGACGACGAGGGTGCACTGATCTCCCTCGACATGTCGGAGTTCGGCGAGAAGCACACCGTCTCGCGTCTGTTCGGTGCCCCTCCCGGGTTCGTCGGGTTCGAAGAGGGCGGCCAGCTCACCGAGAAGGTGCGCCGCAAGCCGTTCTCCGTGGTCCTGTTCGACGAGATCGAGAAGGCCCACCCGGACATCTTCAACTCGCTGCTGCAGGTCCTCGAAGAGGGTCGTCTGACCGATGGTCAGGGCCGCGTGGTCGACTTCAAGAACACCGTCATCATCATGACCACGAACCTCGGTTCGCAGGGCATCGCGGGTGGCCCGGTGGGCTTCCAGGTCGAGGGCAACTCGGCCGTCGGCTACGACCGCATGCGCGGCAAGGTGAACGAGGAGCTGAAGAAGCACTTCAAGCCCGAGTTCCTGAACCGCGTCGACGACACGATCGTGTTCCCGCAGCTGTCGCAGCCCGAGCTGCTGCAGATCGTGGACCTGTTCGTGAAGCGTCTGGCCGACCGTCTGCTCGACCGCGACATGACCGTCGAGCTGTCGCTGCCGGCCAAGGAGCAGCTCATCAAGGTCGGGTTCGACCCGTCCCTCGGTGCTCGACCGCTGCGCCGCGCGATGCAGCACGAGGTCGAGGACCAGCTGTCCGAGCACATCCTGCAGGGTGAGCTCACCGCGGGCGACCACGTGAAGGTCGACTTCGTGGACGGTGCGTTCACCTTCGAGACCGGGCGTCAGCCGGGCCGCGAAGAGGTCCTCACCGGCGCTCCCTCGCTCGAGAAGGCGCCCGAGGCGCCCACCGGCGAGATCGAGGGCTAA
- a CDS encoding SseB family protein produces the protein MADKEQRFRSEQLEEALAKQDVAAVAYALRNDIVIVPRLVTGKKDMQVRVFGREGSDKRILLLFSSADAYTAMVPGEKLRQVMVYDAARLEEFLAAHLDSLEGVFFDIAGPHTMQSEPADLLAALRA, from the coding sequence ATGGCAGACAAGGAACAGCGCTTCCGGAGCGAACAGCTCGAGGAAGCCCTCGCGAAGCAGGACGTCGCTGCAGTGGCCTACGCGCTGCGCAACGACATCGTGATCGTCCCGCGGCTCGTCACCGGGAAGAAGGACATGCAGGTCCGGGTGTTCGGCCGTGAGGGCTCGGACAAGCGCATCCTGCTGCTGTTCTCGTCGGCGGACGCGTACACGGCGATGGTGCCGGGCGAGAAGCTCCGGCAGGTGATGGTCTACGACGCCGCGCGGCTGGAGGAGTTCCTGGCTGCGCACCTGGACTCGCTCGAGGGTGTGTTCTTCGACATCGCCGGTCCGCACACCATGCAGTCGGAGCCGGCGGACCTGCTGGCGGCGCTGCGCGCCTGA
- a CDS encoding SRPBCC family protein, whose protein sequence is MPQIIETVDVSVPVRAAYDQWTRFEEFPTFLDEVEKIVQVDDTTTDWTVKVAGQERSFRALITEQHPDERVAWTVKDGDTEHAGVVTFHKLADAETRVTVQIDWEPSGFLEKLGSAVGVGGHAVKKDLQNYKERVEAAPTADGWRGDVQA, encoded by the coding sequence ATGCCCCAGATCATCGAGACCGTCGACGTCAGCGTCCCCGTCCGCGCCGCCTACGACCAGTGGACCCGCTTCGAGGAGTTCCCCACGTTCCTCGACGAGGTCGAGAAGATCGTCCAGGTCGACGACACCACGACCGACTGGACCGTGAAGGTCGCCGGCCAGGAGCGTTCGTTCCGTGCCCTCATCACCGAGCAGCACCCGGACGAGCGCGTCGCGTGGACCGTCAAGGACGGCGACACCGAGCACGCCGGCGTGGTCACCTTCCACAAGCTCGCCGACGCGGAGACCCGTGTCACCGTGCAGATCGACTGGGAGCCCTCCGGCTTCCTCGAGAAGCTCGGGTCCGCGGTGGGCGTCGGCGGCCACGCCGTCAAGAAGGACCTGCAGAACTACAAGGAGCGCGTCGAGGCGGCCCCCACGGCCGACGGCTGGCGCGGCGACGTCCAGGCCTGA